gccgcctctcatgagaattgggagtattctcaagaacgtccatgaatggaaagtgcaaatggccattaatggtgcaaagcgagacatagaggtcttaaGTGAATatcacaaaggtgtgtgtgttatcaccgatttgttatcatgaaaagatggttcaatgcctagtgcaaccaaattttcgacaaattttgtgataattacactacagtaaagttcaagttgaaaaacactttgctttatgcactaatgcaatgactcctataagagagagttcttatttaatcaagtgggggatatgttatattttaaaaatataatgattgattaaataagtgttacaatagataactatttaatctagtgggggaatgttatattattttataatataatataatgtaatattatattatattatattataatataatatttttgattaaataaatatgacaaagagtgtcacatattgttacatataatagagagttataatatgagatatatccaaataatgtaacatatttggtgttacaaatttgtaacttccaaatattaccctttattgtgtaaatttggtgttacacaatattgagatgaatttcataaagccatttgagaaatgactgttagagatatgattttaacgccaataatatgttttgggggttacaaaatcatttgggagggtttggaactgtttggaaaaacagcacaaaattttgtgctgaaaatggttaatggccgcggccactgaatgttggtggccgtggccagtgggacagagagtggtggtcgcggccactaatgtctctggtcgtggccacaggccaaaaactgaccattttttttcttcagttttttcaatctttgttgaacggctcaaaaaactcaaataactcccaattctcatttttaattccatattaatccaattaaacattggtaacagctatgggggttggtggaatttgaaattcaaagggtgtctctaaactctataaataggagtctatagctcacttgaaagacacaacatttctatccattagagcacttggctagaaacaccttgaggcttgataattccagaaagcatttccaatatctgagagagatcccttagtgcttgagttagggggaaaaaatcttttggacaaaggttttaaaccttgttcaagttggtgatccccaacccacttcacttaggttgtgtaagagagagtttacttgtgtttttgttcttcattttattctattgtttttcttcttattctcttgttctatttacttgtatattttgtttaagagttgtaatcttttttttttttgttcaaacactttatttacttgtaatcttttgcttagagttgtattctcactattctcttcttcttcatcatcttcttcattttttatttttttttttgatcaagaagaaaggGTGAACTTCATTAATCAAACAACCAGGATTACAAACACAAACAGCTCAAAACCGGCTAACAAAAGCAAGCCTCAACAGACAAAAACACAGCAGCTATAGCCGAACCAAAACagggaaaacagagcaaaacactAGCCAATTACATAGTAAATTGAGCAATTAAACAAGTTTCCTGGATAGATAACTTCTTCTTACTAATACTATTAAGCCTGTGCTGCATTAAAAGCTTAACTTCAGCAACTAAACTGGAAGCAATCCGAGAACAAAGATCAAATATACAGCAATTGCGATTCCTCCATATGCAGTACACAACAGCAGCAAACAACATGTTATAAATGTGAGATAGTAACCCATTGTTTCTGCCAGAAAGCCAATCTCTCCATCTGTCAAATTCATAAGGCCATAAACTGATATCCAGCCACTCAGCTAAGAGCTCCAGAACCTTAACTGATAAAGAACAGGCAAAGAATAAGTGAGAGTGGCTCTCTTCAACAACACCACAGACTGGGCACATGACAAAATCAAGAGGCACTTTGAACCTCAACAGATTATCATAATTCAGTAACTGAGAATTTATGACCTGCCATAACAGAAATCTATGCTTAGGTAAGAATAATCTACACCATACAACTTTGTAGTATCCTACCTGAACATGATTCAAGGACTGAATATATAGATTGGCAGAGTTAAACTTCCCATTTAAACCAGCAGCAATGATATCCTCCTTACTGAATTTACCTATGAGATTGCAtaatttcctccaataccagctggtATCCTGAGGTAATCTATAGGACCAGAAATCAGAGTCTTTCAGATAAATTGAGTTAATCCATTTCACCCACAACACATCATGTTTTTCGGAGACAACCCAAATATACTTAGCAAATATAGCATGTTTCCATCGCTGCCCATTTCTGAAACCGAGCCCCCTAAAAGCCTTAGGCAAGCAGACTTTGTCCCAAGAAGCCATATGAATCTTACACCTATTACCATTAAGACCCCAAAGAAAGCCACAACAGAGCCTCTCGATTTCCTTGATAACACTTTGAGGTAGAACAAAAATGCTCATCCAATAATTCCTCAAACCAAACAAAACAGAATGAATAAGTTGCATTCTGCCTGCAAATGACAGATGTCTACTAGCCCAGGTGTgtaatctcatttttattttttgaatgatGACACCACAATCTTCATGCTTCCATTTTGTAGGTCTCATAGGAAATCCAAGATATTTCAGAGGGAACACCCCATCAGATAGGCTCAACTCAGCAGACAAAAGCTCTCGGTCAGTAGCTGAAATTCCCCCATAAAAAACCTGAGATTTGCTCTCATTAATCTGAAGACCAGTCACAGAACTAAACTCCCCCAACACACTCTTGATGATTTTAACTGATGACAAAACCCCTTTacaaaaaatcaataattcaTCAGCAAAACAAAGGCTAATGAGCTTAAGATTCTTACATAAAGGATGGAATCTGAAGGCTGAGTTCTGCGTAGCTAAATGGAGACTACGAGTAAGATACTCTATAACTAAGACAGATAATAGAGGGGAGATAGGATCTCCCTGTCTCAGCCCCTTCGCCCCTTTGAACCTGCCCTGAATCCTTCCATTCATAATTAAAGAATAGGAAGTTTTGGAAATACAGGTCATTATCCAGCCAATGAATCTAGAAGGGAAGCATAACGCCTTTAGGAGATCCTCAATAAATCTCCAATCTATTGTATCGTAGGCTTTGCTTATGTCAACTTTAATTGCACACCGTGGTGAAATGGACGATCTTCTGTAATTCTTAATGATATCTTGACAAATGAGAACATTATGGGCTATTGATCTGCCTTGAATGAACGCTCCCTGATTAGAGTGAACTAAAAAAGGGAGGACTTTGGCTAATCGAGAGCAAAGTAGCTTTGAAACACATTTGTACAAAGTTGAGCAACACACAATAAGTCTAAAATCCACAACCCGATTAGGAGTATCAAATTTAGGAACCAAAGACAATGAAGTATTCAGCAATTCCTCTGGAATAAAACTTGTCTCAAAAAATTGGAGAACCGCTCTACAAATTTCATCCCCTATGTCCAGCCACATCACCTTATAAAACGCTGACCCAAAACCATTAGGACCAGGCGATTTGATGTTAGAAATACTAAACATGGCATCTCGAATTTCCTTATGCGTGAACGGTTTCAATAATAGAAGCTGCTGGTCTAGATTCAGTTTAACTCCCATATCCACAATCTTACTGTTTAAGCCCTTGAAAACCAAACTGGGACTTCCCATAATACCCTGAAAATGATTCAGAAAATGAGAAACAACTTCCGAGTAGTTGTCCACCACCCTACCTTGCTCATTGATGAACGTGGCTATTCTATTATCCTCTTTACGTTTCTTCATATAGGCGAAAAAGAACGCAGTATTCATATCCCCTTGATTCAGCCACCTTATCTTACTCCTTTGTGCTAAAAAGCTGTAATAGCTTTTCTCATGAACTCTGAAGTTAGCAGCTGCTGTTTTAACTTCTTCTTGAAAGATTATATTACTTGGATAAAGTTGAGCATAATACAAAGCATTCTGAAATTGATCCTTAGCTTTTTGAA
This genomic interval from Humulus lupulus chromosome 8, drHumLupu1.1, whole genome shotgun sequence contains the following:
- the LOC133795643 gene encoding uncharacterized protein LOC133795643 encodes the protein MLVDVTDVGGLTAKNNWQTPKKLGSQNKQGQRGSNSKNGHKVGVQGKKLINGFGVLQDQTEGSVGDRVTEGRILLIWRKGFVKVSLIKEDSQFVHCLVKMIGHKQAFYITFVYGRNTLEERKCLWQGISQLVQLSHSWMILGDFNDVFTAKDRSGGSQFLRWKWLILLFVDFPNTTAVFKWETSSNHCSCTISVLPIENLGVKPFRFYNFWTEHAHFKQLVLECWKQPMKGSGLKSIFLKTMRLKHKLKRFNMDRIGDIGVQFQKAKDQFQNALYYAQLYPSNIIFQEEVKTAAANFRVHEKSYYSFLAQRSKIRWLNQGDMNTAFFFAYMKKRKEDNRIATFINEQGRVVDNYSEVVSHFLNHFQGIMGSPSLVFKGLNSKIVDMGVKLNLDQQLLLLKPFTHKEIRDAMFSISNIKSPGPNGFGSAFYKVMWLDIGDEICRAVLQFFETSFIPEELLNTSLSLVPKFDTPNRVVDFRLIVCCSTLYKCVSKLLCSRLAKVLPFLVHSNQGAFIQGRSIAHNVLICQDIIKNYRRSSISPRCAIKVDISKAYDTIDWRFIEDLLKALCFPSRFIGWIMTCISKTSYSLIMNGRIQGRFKGAKGLRQGDPISPLLSVLVIEYLTRSLHLATQNSAFRFHPLCKNLKLISLCFADELLIFCKGVLSSVKIIKSVLGEFSSVTGLQINESKSQVFYGGISATDRELLSAELSLSDGVFPLKYLGFPMRPTKWKHEDCGVIIQKIKMRLHTWASRHLSFAGRMQLIHSVLFGLRNYWMSIFVLPQSVIKEIERLCCGFLWGLNGNRCKIHMASWDKVCLPKAFRGLGFRNGQRWKHAIFAKYIWVVSEKHDVLWVKWINSIYLKDSDFWSYRLPQDTSWYWRKLCNLIGKFSKEDIIAAGLNGKFNSANLYIQSLNHVQVINSQLLNYDNLLRFKVPLDFVMCPVCGVVEESHSHLFFACSLSVKVLELLAEWLDISLWPYEFDRWRDWLSGRNNGLLSHIYNMLFAAVVYCIWRNRNCCIFDLCSRIASSLVAEVKLLMQHRLNSISKKKLSIQETCLIAQFTM